A single genomic interval of Helianthus annuus cultivar XRQ/B chromosome 6, HanXRQr2.0-SUNRISE, whole genome shotgun sequence harbors:
- the LOC110865254 gene encoding ras-related protein RABE1c — protein MAAPPVRARADYDYLIKLLLIGDSGVGKSCLLLRFSDGSFTTSFITTIGIDFKIRTIELDGKRIKLQIWDTAGQERFRTITTAYYRGAMGILLVYDVTDESSFNNIRNWIRNIEQHASDNVNKILVGNKADMDESKRAVPTAKGQALADEYGIKFFETSAKTNLNVEQVFFSIAKDIKQRLSETDTKAEPSTIKINKPDATGGNSEAAQKSACCGS, from the exons ATGGCCGCTCCACCTGTTAGGGCACGTGCAGATTATGATTATCTTATTAAGCTTCTTTTGATCGGCGATAGCG GTGTGGGGAAGAGTTGTCTTCTTTTGCGTTTTTCTGATGGTTCTTTCACTACTAGTTTCATCACTACCATTGG TATTGATTTCAAGATAAGAACCATTGAACTTGATGGCAAGCGGATCAAACTCCAAATTTGGGATACAGCTGGTCAGGAACGGTTCCGGACAATCACAACTG CTTACTACAGAGGAGCTATGGGTATTTTGCTAGTGTACGATGTTACAGATGAATCATCTTTCAACA ACATAAGAAACTGGATTCGTAACATCGAACAACATGCTTCTGATAATGTTAACAAGATCTTGGTTGGGAATAAGGCTGATATGGATGAAAGCAAAAGg GCTGTACCGACTGCAAAGGGACAAGCACTTGCTGATGAATATGGCATTAAATTCTTTGAAACT AGTGCGAAAACAAACCTAAACGTAGAGCAAGTTTTCTTTTCGATAGCAAAGGATATCAAGCAAAGGCTTTCGGAGACCGACACCAAGGCTGAG CCATCTAcgattaaaattaataaaccgGATGCAACTGGTGGGAACAGTGAAGCCGCTCAGAAATCAGCTTGCTGCGGTTCTTAA
- the LOC110865257 gene encoding protein ALP1-like, which translates to MGPIRGRKKKRKIDNENGVVCGSLEEGSVDWWDQFCKQITGSVSPSKGVDEFELIFKVSRKTFNYICSVVSEPMMAKTTNFAFLNGKSMSLNDQVALALRRLSSGDSLIGVANFFGTNHSTVSQVTWRFVEAIEERGLHHLQWPSTEAEITQIKSKFENIRGLPNCCGVIDTTHIMMLLSASDRTVDVWLDRKDNHSMILQVIVDPEMRFHDIVTGYPGKMDDLSVLQKSCFFDLSEKGERLNGNKLKLTEGTEIREYIVGDSGFPLLPWLITPYQGQELPEIKTEFNKRHFATRLVAQRALARLKDVWRMIHGVLWRPDKNRLPRVILACCILHNIVIDMEDGVLDELTLTPQHDSGYQTEVCDMADNKASVSRDKLALYLSGRLPV; encoded by the exons ATGGGTCCTATAAGAGGTaggaaaaagaaaaggaaaatcGATAATGAAAATGGTGTTGTTTGTGGGTCTTTGGAAGAGGGCTCTGTTGATTGGTGGGATCAGTTCTGCAAGCAGATTACTG GTTCGGTATCTCCTTCAAAAGGTGTGGACGAGTTTGAATTAATTTTCAAGGTTTCAAGAAAAACATTTAACTACATATGCTCAGTAGTAAGCGAGCCCATGATGGCCAAAACAACAAACTTTGCGTTCTTAAATGGCAAATCAATGTCTCTAAACGACCAAGTAGCTTTGGCTTTAAGAAGATTGAGCTCCGGTGACTCGTTAATAGGCGTAGCCAACTTTTTCGGTACAAACCACTCCACTGTCTCTCAAGTCACGTGGCGGTTTGTGGAGGCGATAGAGGAGCGTGGGCTCCACCACCTCCAATGGCCGTCAACAGAAGCGGAAATCACACAGATAAAATCCAAATTTGAGAATATCAGAGGTCTTCCAAATTGTTGTGGCGTGATCGATACCACTCACATTATGATGTTGTTGTCGGCCTCCGATCGAACAGTTGATGTTTGGCTTGACCGTAAGGACAACCACAGTATGATCTTGCAG GTGATTGTGGACCCGGAAATGAGATTCCATGACATAGTTACAGGATACCCCGGGAAAATGGACGATTTATCCGTGcttcaaaaatcatgttttttcGATTTATCAGAGAAAGGAGAGAGGCTAAACGGGAATAAACTGAAGCTTACAGAAGGAACAGAAATTCGAGAATACATAGTTGGAGACTCGGGTTTTCCGTTACTACCTTGGCTCATAACACCGTACCAAGGTCAAGAGCTACCCGAGATAAAAACAGAATTCAACAAACGCCATTTTGCAACAAGACTGGTGGCCCAACGGGCTTTGGCCCGGTTGAAAGATGTGTGGAGGATGATTCATGGAGTGTTGTGGCGACCTGACAAGAATAGGTTACCTAGAGTTATTCTCGCGTGTTGTATTCTGCATAACATTGTGATTGACATGGAAGATGGCGTGTTAGATGAGTTGACTTTGACTCCTCAACATGACTCGGGGTATCAGACTGAGGTTTGTGACATGGCTGACAATAAAGCGTCGGTGTCAAGAGATAAGTTGGCTCTTTACTTGTCTGGAAGACTGCCTGTATGA
- the LOC110944628 gene encoding uncharacterized protein LOC110944628 yields the protein MDPFNNPNNPNNPNNPAQPNVFSVPGYYPTLEPNQLSQYSSNAFASYQHSPNQFAQFSQNQALQQMMMRGALNFPPNPTPPVQPQPIPTQPVQQSEPDDDMEVVPETQPSKEKGKRKKGKQVVGEQPSKPKSTKWTPIEEEALAKAYIGNNQTGDGFWSKVLAKFLELMEQGPYRDIDSVSSKWRKMNAFVNKFCEEYNKIYTSGRRGGMSDDDVFKKTLEKYKANNGNTNFAHVRAWGIMKNEPKWAPIPNEVEMAKRQKTSETGSFSTGGSDARCHINLNDDAEFDEEEYAVHEAERPPGRDKSNKERAKGKEKEKVDPKMEEFMEHLKTYTDVSAQKAKVKERAVEEKTRVAEEKLREKVRLSNEKIRISDEKNRLKEWEIITMDVDEYPEPKRSMLKKLQNDIMKKHDII from the exons ATGGATCCTTTCAACAACCCGAACAATCCGAACAATCCCAACAACCCGGCCCAACCGAATGTTTTCTCGGTTCCGGGATATTATCCGACGCTAGAACCGAACCAATTATCGCAATATTCATCAAATGCGTTTGCATCATACCAACATTCGCCAAACCAATTCGCTCAATTCTCTCAAAATCAAGCCCTTCAACAAATGATGATGCGGGGTGCTTTGAATTTCCCACCGAACCCGACACCACCCGTTCAACCCCAACCGATCCCGACGCAACCCGTTCAACAATCCGAACCCGACGACGATATGGAGGTTGTTCCCGAAACCCAACCGTCTAAAGAAAAAGGCAAACGGAAAAAAGGCAAGCAAGTGGTGGGTGAGCAACCGTCCAAACCGAAGTCGACTAAGTGGACGCCAATCGAAGAAGAAGCCTTAGCGAAGGCTTACATAG gTAATAACCAAACGGGTGACGGGTTTTGGTCCAAGGTTTTGGCGAAGTTCCTTGAGCTTATGGAGCAAGGCCCGTATCGAGATATCGACTCGGTTTCATCAAAGTGGCGGAAAATGAACGCGTTCGTCAATAAGTTTTGCGaggaatataataaaatatatacaagTGGGCGTCGTGGTGGCATGAGCGATGACGATGTGTTCAAAAAAACGTTGGAGAAGTATAAGGCGAACAATGGTAATACCAACTTTGCACACGTTCGCGCGTGGGGAATTATGAAAAATGAACCAAAATGGGCGCCGATTCCCAACGAGGTGGAGATggcgaaacgccaaaaaacatcgGAAACGGGTAGTTTTAGCACCGGTGGATCGGACGCAAGGTgtcacataaacttaaatgatGACGCCGAGTTTGACGAAGAGGAGTACGCCGTACATGAAGCGGAGCGTCCACCGGGCCGGGACAAATCAAATAAGGAGCGGGCCAAGGgtaaagaaaaggaaaaggtggaCCCGAAGATGGAAGAGTTTATGGAACACTTAAAAACGTACACGGACGTCTCAGCCCAAAAGGCGAAGGTGAAGGAGCGGGCCGTCGAAGAAAAAACTCGTGTAGCGGAAGAAAAGTTACGCGAGAAGGTCCGATTGTCGAATGAGAAAATCCGAATTTCCGATGAAAAAAATCGACTCAAGGAATGGGAAATAATAACGATGGATGTCGATGAGTATCCCGAGCcgaaacgttcgatgttgaaaaaaTTACAAAACGACATTATGAAGAAGCATGATATTATTTAA
- the LOC110865256 gene encoding zinc finger protein ZAT7: MKRNWEDDREVENLAMANCLMLLNRVGESGGRSGRVFHCKTCNKQFSSFQALGGHRTSHKKVKPVDESPPKAKTHECSICGLEFELGQALGGHMRRHRDSQPEKSVPTKATVEEVDGRGLCLDLDLNLTPFQNGLKIWSRSTGTSRIAI; this comes from the coding sequence ATGAAGAGAAATTGGGAGGATGATCGAGAGGTTGAGAACTTAGCTATGGCCAACTGCCTTATGCTCCTCAATCGTGTCGGTGAATCGGGTGGCCGTTCCGGAAGAGTTTTCCACTGCAAGACATGCAACAAGCAGTTCTCGTCGTTCCAAGCGCTAGGCGGCCATCGTACAAGCCACAAGAAGGTTAAACCGGTTGATGAATCGCCGCCAAAGGCTAAGACACATGAATGCTCCATCTGTGGATTGGAGTTTGAGCTTGGGCAGGCGTTGGGCGGTCACATGAGGCGGCACCGTGACAGTCAGCCGGAGAAGAGTGTTCCGACGAAAGCGACCGTTGAGGAGGTTGATGGTAGAGGGTTGTGTTTGGATTTGGATTTGAATTTGACACCCTTTCAGAATGGACTGAAAATTTGGAGTCGTAGTACTGGAACGAGTAGAATTGCTATTTAG